The Dietzia sp. ANT_WB102 region GGGGAAGACGACGACGATGAGAATCCTCGCCGGTGAGGGCGAGCCCTACGCCGGCAGCGTCACACGGACCAGCGACCTGGGTTATCTGCCACAGGATCCGCGCGAGGGCAACATGGATCAGCTCGCGCGCAGCCGAGTCCTCTCCGCACGTGGGCTGGACGTACTCATGGCCGACATGACCGAGGCCCAGACCCAGATGGTCGAGGCCGAGGACGACAAAGCCATGGACAAGGCCGTCCGCCGGTACGGTCGACTCGAGGACGAGTTCTCCGCCCGCGGGGGTTACGAGGCCGAGAGCGAGGCCGCCCGCATCTGCAACAGCCTGGGACTGGAAGACCGGATCCTCACCCAGAATTTGGGCACCCTGTCCGGTGGGCAACGCCGCCGCGTGGAGTTGGCGCGGATTCTGTTCGCCGCCTCCGACGGCGCCGGAAAGTCGCAGACGATGCTGCTGCTTGATGAGCCCACCAACCACCTCGACGCCGACTCGATCACGTGGCTGCGCCAGTTCCTTGAGAAGCACGAGGGCGGGCTGATCATCATCTCGCACGACGTCGAACTTCTCGAAGCAGTTGTTAATCGAGTGTGGTTCCTCGACGCGGTGCGCGGGGAAATCGACGCCTACAACATGGGCTGGAAGAAGTACCTCGACGCGCGCGCCACCGACGAAGCTCGTCGCCGGCGCGAGAAGGCGAATGCGGAGAAGAAGGCGTCGCAACTCAAGATGCAGGCAGCCAAGCTGGGTGCCAAGGCCACCAAGGCCGCCGCCGCCAAGCAGATGGTCCGCCGCGCTGAAGCAATGATCGACAATCTTGACGAGGTCCGCGTGGCCGACAAGGCGGCGCGAATCAAGTTCCCCACGCCGGCGGCCTGCGGCAAGACACCGCTTTTCGCCAAGGGGCTCACCAAAATGTATGGCTCGCTCGAGGTGTTCGCCGGGGTTGACCTGGCGATCGACCGTGGCAGTCGCGTAGTGGTGCTCGGCTACAACGGTGCCGGAAAGACCACACTGCTCAAACTGCTGGCCGGCGTCGAGCGCACCGACGGCGAGGGGGGCGTCGTCTCCGGTCACGGGCTGAAGATCGGATACTTCGCCCAGGAGCACGACACCCTCGATATGAACACGAGCGTGTGGGAGAACATCCGGCACGCTGCACCGGACGCGGGGGAGCAGGACCTGCGGGGTCTGCTCGGCGCTTTCATGTTCTCCGGCCCCCAGCTCGAGCAGCCGGCGGGCACCCTCTCCGGCGGCGAGCGGACCCGTCTGGCGCTTGCAGGGCTCGTCTCGTCGGCGGCCAACGTGCTGCTGCTCGACGAGCCGACCAACAACCTGGACCCGATCTCACGCGAGCAAGTACTGGATGCTCTACGGACGTATGAGGGCGCGGTCGTCTTGGTCACCCACGACCCAGGCGCCGTCGAGGCCCTTGAGCCGGAGCGGGTCATCATCCTGCCCGACGGCACGGAGGACCTGTGGAGCCAGGAGTACATGGAGATCGTCGAACTGGCGTGAGCGAGCGCAGCGAGTGAGGGCCACGTTCGCGCATGCCTCCGTCGAACCCGTGTGAGGGTGCGGAGCTACCGACCGAGCCCACTTGCTCGCGAGGGCGCATCGGCCCGACTACGGTGGAGACATTGTTGGGGTACGACCGCTCGAGTGCCGCCGGCACTCTCGTTACAGGAGGACAGCCCATGGACACCGGACCAGTCGTCGTTGGAGTTGACGGGGGGCCTGATTCGTTGCGAGCCCTCCAGTGGGCGTCTGATTACGCCAGCGCCGTCGGTGCCCCACTGATCGCCCTGACCGCGTACGAGTTACCGACCGTGTACGGTCCCTACGCTATGGCCGGCTGGGAGAGTGCAACCGAGCTGGAGAACGCCGCTCGCGAGATGCTCGCCGACGCCGTGCGGGAAAGCCTGGGGGACAACGCGAAGGTGGAGCAGCACGTTCTCCGCGGCCACCCGGCAGAAGCGATCGTCGCGGCGTCGCAAGACGCGCGTCTGGTGGTGGTCGGTAGCCGGGGACGGGGTGGCTTCAAGGGGATGCTGTTGGGCTCGGTGAGCCAGCATGTCGTTCCCCACGCGCACTGCCCCGTGGTTGTTCTGCCTCACGCGTCCGGCGATCAGTAATCTCGTCCATCAGCGGCGATTCACCGGCTCAACGCTTGAGTAGCCAAGCCTCGACTGGGCTAATTCTGCGCTCCCTGAAACAATAGGTGCATGGACATTGTTTTCAGTATTGTTCTCATCCTGCACTTCGTCGGGCTCGCCGGCATCATTGGGGGTTGGCTGGCCGTAATCAAGGCGCCTCACGTCAACAAGGCAATCCTGCACGGCGCTATCCTCCAGGTCGTCACCGGCCTCCTGCTGGTCGGGCTGCGCGAGATGCAGGACGGCGACCCGCTCAACCACATGAAGATCGGCATCAAACTCGTCGTCGCGATCGTCATACTCGTCGTCGCAATCATCGGCGTACGCAAGGAGGCTAAGGCGCAGGGCAGCACAGCCACCCTCGCCAATGTCGCCGGTGCGCTCGGCGTCCTCAACGTCGCGATCGCGGTCTTGGTCTGATTGTCCACCTGCGTTCGACAACGCCTCCCGACTTCAAGTCGGGAGGCGTTTCTAGTTCAGCACTCCATGACGGCGGCGAGATAGGCGCGGACCAGACGGGCCCCGATGTCCGCGGGCAATCGCTCGATCGCTGCGAGCAACGGTGCCATGGCGCTCGCCGTGTCACCGTCGCCCTCGAGGACTCCGGCGACTAGCGAGTGCACGTCGTCCTCCGGTAGGGCGAGCAGGTCGGCGGGGGAGAGAGCCCCCGAGTCAAGCGCCTCGAGAACCTCCCGGAAGCCGGCGGGCGGTGCCGGGGCGGCCTGGCCGCGAACCTCGTCAGCGGCTTCACGCGCAACTAGAAGGATCTCCTCCACGAGCCGTTCGGTCACCGGCGTGACAGTGAGGTGGGACGACGACGACAAGGTCCCCCGCTCCTGACGGTAGGCCGGTTGCGCTTGGACGGCGATGCCCCTTCGTGCACAGGCGTCGGCCCAAAGGTGGGGGTGTACGCGTCGGCGATCGGAGACGGACTCGTCCGCGACCACTGCGAGCAGCGGTCCGGGGTCGCGGTCCGACACCCGCAGGCCCTCGATGCCGGCCAGCCCGTCTCCCAGACGCTCGGTGGCCCGGGCGGTGCGGCTGACGAGTTCACGCTGGCCGTCCTCCCCGAGAGCCTCGAGAACCGCCCATGCGGCCGCCGCGGGCTCGAGCGGCTTGGACCCGGCGAGGGTCGGATTGACAACCGGATACCCCGGCCAGTCGACGGTGGCGAACCACGCCGCCCGGTGACGCTCGCGACCCCGAGTGAGCAGTACGGAGGTGCCCTTGGGTGCGAAGCCGTACTTGTGCAGGTCAGCCGAGATGCTCGTGACCCGATCGACCCGCAGGTCCCAGGGCTCTGCGGTGACGGGTTCCGGCCAGAACGGCAGCACCAAGCCGCCCAAACAAGCGTCGACGTGCAGCCCGATACGCGGGTCGTGGTGTGCCTCGAGTCCCGCTGCGACCTCGGCGACGGGGTCGATCACGCCGTTCGGGTAGGCCGGCGCCGAGCACACCACCAACACCGTGTCTTCGTCGACCGACGCAAGGAGCTCTCCAGCGCTCACCCTTCCCGTCCCGGGATCGACCTCCACACCCACGAACCTCAGGCCCAACAGGTGCGCGGCCTTCCGGAACGCCGCGTGCACAGTCACGGGCGCGACGATCGTGCCGCCACTGACCGGCTCACTACTGCCCGTCTCAGATCGCGAGACCGCGCGGGCGGCGAGGCAGGCGAGAATGCAGCTCTCGGTCCCGCCGGACGTCACGCTTCCGTGGATGCCCTGTCCGTCGACTCCTGAGCCCTCGCCGCCGAGGATGGCGCGAACGCGGTCGACGATCTCCCTGTGGATCCGGGCGACCGAGGAGAAGACCGTCGGGTCTAGGCCATTGACTCCGTGAGCCAGGCGGGCTGCGCGCATCGCGAGCTCATCAAGTTCGGCGAGTCCGGAATCGTAGACGTAGGACAACACCCGACCCCCGGTGGTGGGCGGGTCCTCGGCCCGCATCGCGACCAGGCGGGCCAGTGCGTGTTCCCCGCGGTCGGTGACCGCGAGAGAAAGGGGATCGGGTGTCATGTTCGCTCCGTCCATCGGTCATAGGACCTTCCCAGGGACCTGATCATCAGCAGACTGGCCCCGGCGAGGATCGCGGGCACAAGGGAAAACGCCAACACGATCGCCCAGTGCGCCGTCCCGGGCTGGTCGGCCACCCCGCCGGAGCGGAAGCCCCCGATCGCCAACAGGGTCAGTACGACGGCCGGACCCAGCGCCATCGCGCCGGTCTCGGACGCAGTCCACAGGCCGCTCATCGCGCCACTTCGTCGTCGTCCCCCGAGCTCGCGGTCCAAGTCCGTGCAGTCGGGTAGCATCGACATCGGTAGAGCCTGCATGCCCGCGTACGCGACACCCGCCAACGCCACCGGCAGATGCACCCAGGCGCCGGGAGCGAGGCCCGCCGGGATGAGCAGGAGGGCAGCCGCGGTGAACAGGGCCGTGGACGTACCGAGCGCCGCCACCTTGCCGCGGGCGTGGGCGAGACGCGTCCACAGGGGCATCACCAGCAGTGCCGGGCCCACCAGGGCCAGGAACAACCCGGTCAGCGCGGTCTCGTCGCCCAGGATGTACGTCGCCACGTACTGTCCGCCGGCCAGCATCACGGCAGTCGCGACGGCCTGCAGGCAGAACACGCCGACCAGTAGCCGAAACGGGCGGGTGACCCGGAGGGCATCGAGTCCGTCGCGGTATTCGTGGGCCAGACCGCCGGCCGGGGCATCGGCACGCGTGACCGTGCGGCGGCCGGCGACGAATGTCGCCCACAACATCCCCACCAGCATCAGCGCGGACACCCCGACGGCCATCAACAGGTACCCGCCAGGCCCGCCGCCTGCGGCATCACGAATCGCCGGCCCGCCACCCCCCGTGAGCAGGATCGCCGCGGCGAGCACCGCCACGCGCCACGCCAGGATCGTCACGCGGGCCGCCGCGTCATCGGTGAGCTCGGCGGGCAGTGCCAGGTACGGCACCTGGAAACACGAGTAGGCGATCGAGGCCAGCAGGAAAAAGCCCATTACCCAGACGCCGGACGCGCCGGTGCTCCAGCCGGTCGGTGCCGCGAACGTCGCCACGAACAGCAGCGGCAGCGCCAGCGCCCCGAACAGCATCAGACCCGTGCGATACCCGGTGCGGTGCGATGCCCGGTCCGAGACGGCGCCGATGAGTGGGTAGGCCAGGACGTCAATGACCTTCGGTACCAGAACCAGAACGGTCGCGACCGCCGCGGCCACCCCGATCGAGTCGGTGAGGTAGTAGGCCAGGACGAGACCCGGCAGGGTGCCGAACGCGCCCGTGCCGAGGCTGCCCGCCGCGTACGAGGCGAGCACCGGGGCCGTGGTGGAACGGTCGCTCGCCACGCCGTCCGGCGCGTCCGTGGTGGTCATGGACAGACTCTAGGACGCGTTCGCACGCGTCGGCGGCGGAAACCGCCAGTCGAAGGTGTCGGGGTCCGGTCCCGAGCGGGTGCCGTTGTGCAGCGCCGTGATCGAGGCCATCTGCTCGTCCGACAGGGTGAAATCGAACACCTCGAGGTTTTCGCGCATCCGGGCCGGGTTCGAGGACTTGGGAAAGACGATGTCACCGCGTTGCAGAGTCCAGCGCAACACCACCTGGGAGACGGTCCGACCGACCTGCTCGGCGAGGGACTGCAACTGGGGGTCCCCGAAGACCGAGCCCTGCGCGAGCGGGCTCCACGCCTCGACGGCGATACCGCGCTCGACGCACGCGGCCCGCAGCTCATCGTTGACGAAGTAGGGGTTCGATTCGATCTGGTCGACCGTCGGGCTGCTCAGGCCCGCCTCGGCGAGGCGGTCCAGGTTCGCCCGCGTGAAGTTGGAAACTCCAATCGAATCGACGGGCAGCTCGGACCGAATCTCCTCCATCGTCTCCCAGACCCGCGCGACGTCTTCGTGCATGGCCAGCGGCCAGTGTACGAGGTAGAGGTCGAGGCGCCCACCCAAGGCCTCGAGCGAGCGCTCGGTGGCCTCACGAGCGGCCGTGCGCTCATGGAACGTGTTGTTGAGCTTGGTCGTGATCCAGAACTGGTCGCGCGGGATGCCGGAGGCCGCAACGGCCCGACCCACGCCTTCCTCGTTGCCGTACATCTGAGCAGTATCGAGGTGACGGTACCCGGCCTCGATGGCGTCGGTAACGACCTTCTCAGTGTCGGCGGGTGGGACCTGGAAGGTGCCGAATCCGAGCTGGGGGATCGACCGACCGTCGTTGAGGGTGATCAATGGGATCTGGGTATCAGGTGTGGACATGCGACCAACGTACGCCCGCAGAAGGGGGCCGCGCAGGCGGGCAGGCTCACCCCTGCGCAACGCGCAGCGACGCCTCGACTAGGTCCAACATCTCGCTCACGTGCTCGGTGCCCCGTCCTGTGGCCAAATGGGTGATAAGTCCGTCCAGCACGATGTCGAGGTAGACGCGCAGCACGTCCGCTGGTATATCGGTCCGCATCCGTCCGGAGGCCTTCTGCTCCCGCAGTCGGGCAACGACCGCAGCGTCGACCTCGGCCTGACGGTCCGTCCATCGTTCCCGGAATTCCGGGTCAGTGCGGATCCGGCGCGCGATCTCCAGCCGCGTGCCGAGCCAGGAGAACTCCTGCGGGTCCGCGAGGATTTCCCGCATCACCTGGACGAGCCCTTGCTCGGACACCGTCGCCGCCATGGCAGCGGCGTCGTCGTGGGCAAGGGCGAGAAAGAGCGCGTCCTTGTCGTCGAAGTGATGGAAGATGGCCCCCCGGCTCAGTCCGGTGGCCTGCTCCAGTCGACGCACGGTGGCGCCTTCGAACCCGTACTCGGCAAAGCACTCGCGTGCGCCCGACAGAATTTGCTGGCGCCTGGCGTCGATGTGATCCTGGCTGACCCTGGGCATCTCGCTACCTTCTTTCGGATACACCGCGGCGGTGCGCAGTCTCCTCGCCTGAGCTGAGGAAACCGCGCACCGCCGTCGGTGTGAGAGGCCGCCGATCAGCCCTTGATCATGTTTCGCAGGACGAACTGCAGGATGCCGTCGTTGCGGTAGTAGTCCGCCTCGCCGGGGGTGTCGATGCGCACCACGGCGTCGAATTCAACCTTCGAGCCGTCGGTCTTGGTGGCCACGACCTTGACCGTCTTGGGCGTGGTGCCGTTGTTCAGCTCGGTGATGCCCGAGATGTCGAAGGTCTCCGTGCCGTCCAGGCCGAGGGTCTCGTGCGACTCGCCCTCGGGGAACTGCAGCGGGATGACACCCATGCCGATGAGGTTGGAGCGGTGAATACGCTCGAACGACTCGGCGATAACCGCCTTGACTCCCAGCAGGCGCGTGCCCTTGGCTGCCCAGTCACGCGAGGAGCCGGTTCCGTACTCCTTGCCCGCGATCACGACGAGCGGGGTGCCCTGCTCGGCGTAGTTCTGGGCAGCGTCGTAAATGAACGCCTGCGGCGCGCCCTCCTGGGTGAAGTCGCGGGTGTAGCCGCCGGACACTCCGTCGAGCAGCTGGTTCTGCAGACGGATGTTGGCGAACGTACCGCGGATCATGACCTCGTGGTTGCCACGACGCGAGCCGAACGAGTTGTAGTCCTTGCGCTCGACCCCGTTGGCATCGAGGTATTGCGCCGCCGGGGTGCCCGGCTTGATGGTCGAGGCCGGCGAGATGTGGTCGGTGGTGACCGAGTCGCCGAGCTTGGCCAGGACGCGGGCGCCCGTGATGTCTTCGATGGGTGCCGGTTCCATCTCCATGCCGTCGAAGTACGGAGCCTTACGGACGTAGGTCGACTTGTCGTCCCACTCG contains the following coding sequences:
- a CDS encoding aldo/keto reductase, whose protein sequence is MSTPDTQIPLITLNDGRSIPQLGFGTFQVPPADTEKVVTDAIEAGYRHLDTAQMYGNEEGVGRAVAASGIPRDQFWITTKLNNTFHERTAAREATERSLEALGGRLDLYLVHWPLAMHEDVARVWETMEEIRSELPVDSIGVSNFTRANLDRLAEAGLSSPTVDQIESNPYFVNDELRAACVERGIAVEAWSPLAQGSVFGDPQLQSLAEQVGRTVSQVVLRWTLQRGDIVFPKSSNPARMRENLEVFDFTLSDEQMASITALHNGTRSGPDPDTFDWRFPPPTRANAS
- a CDS encoding MFS transporter; the protein is MTTTDAPDGVASDRSTTAPVLASYAAGSLGTGAFGTLPGLVLAYYLTDSIGVAAAVATVLVLVPKVIDVLAYPLIGAVSDRASHRTGYRTGLMLFGALALPLLFVATFAAPTGWSTGASGVWVMGFFLLASIAYSCFQVPYLALPAELTDDAAARVTILAWRVAVLAAAILLTGGGGPAIRDAAGGGPGGYLLMAVGVSALMLVGMLWATFVAGRRTVTRADAPAGGLAHEYRDGLDALRVTRPFRLLVGVFCLQAVATAVMLAGGQYVATYILGDETALTGLFLALVGPALLVMPLWTRLAHARGKVAALGTSTALFTAAALLLIPAGLAPGAWVHLPVALAGVAYAGMQALPMSMLPDCTDLDRELGGRRRSGAMSGLWTASETGAMALGPAVVLTLLAIGGFRSGGVADQPGTAHWAIVLAFSLVPAILAGASLLMIRSLGRSYDRWTERT
- a CDS encoding ABC-F family ATP-binding cassette domain-containing protein, whose amino-acid sequence is MITIDDLEVRAGVRTLLHMDGSSLRVQPGDRIGLVGRNGAGKTTTMRILAGEGEPYAGSVTRTSDLGYLPQDPREGNMDQLARSRVLSARGLDVLMADMTEAQTQMVEAEDDKAMDKAVRRYGRLEDEFSARGGYEAESEAARICNSLGLEDRILTQNLGTLSGGQRRRVELARILFAASDGAGKSQTMLLLDEPTNHLDADSITWLRQFLEKHEGGLIIISHDVELLEAVVNRVWFLDAVRGEIDAYNMGWKKYLDARATDEARRRREKANAEKKASQLKMQAAKLGAKATKAAAAKQMVRRAEAMIDNLDEVRVADKAARIKFPTPAACGKTPLFAKGLTKMYGSLEVFAGVDLAIDRGSRVVVLGYNGAGKTTLLKLLAGVERTDGEGGVVSGHGLKIGYFAQEHDTLDMNTSVWENIRHAAPDAGEQDLRGLLGAFMFSGPQLEQPAGTLSGGERTRLALAGLVSSAANVLLLDEPTNNLDPISREQVLDALRTYEGAVVLVTHDPGAVEALEPERVIILPDGTEDLWSQEYMEIVELA
- a CDS encoding universal stress protein, encoding MDTGPVVVGVDGGPDSLRALQWASDYASAVGAPLIALTAYELPTVYGPYAMAGWESATELENAAREMLADAVRESLGDNAKVEQHVLRGHPAEAIVAASQDARLVVVGSRGRGGFKGMLLGSVSQHVVPHAHCPVVVLPHASGDQ
- a CDS encoding pyridoxal-dependent decarboxylase, with translation MTPDPLSLAVTDRGEHALARLVAMRAEDPPTTGGRVLSYVYDSGLAELDELAMRAARLAHGVNGLDPTVFSSVARIHREIVDRVRAILGGEGSGVDGQGIHGSVTSGGTESCILACLAARAVSRSETGSSEPVSGGTIVAPVTVHAAFRKAAHLLGLRFVGVEVDPGTGRVSAGELLASVDEDTVLVVCSAPAYPNGVIDPVAEVAAGLEAHHDPRIGLHVDACLGGLVLPFWPEPVTAEPWDLRVDRVTSISADLHKYGFAPKGTSVLLTRGRERHRAAWFATVDWPGYPVVNPTLAGSKPLEPAAAAWAVLEALGEDGQRELVSRTARATERLGDGLAGIEGLRVSDRDPGPLLAVVADESVSDRRRVHPHLWADACARRGIAVQAQPAYRQERGTLSSSSHLTVTPVTERLVEEILLVAREAADEVRGQAAPAPPAGFREVLEALDSGALSPADLLALPEDDVHSLVAGVLEGDGDTASAMAPLLAAIERLPADIGARLVRAYLAAVMEC
- a CDS encoding TetR/AcrR family transcriptional regulator, which produces MPRVSQDHIDARRQQILSGARECFAEYGFEGATVRRLEQATGLSRGAIFHHFDDKDALFLALAHDDAAAMAATVSEQGLVQVMREILADPQEFSWLGTRLEIARRIRTDPEFRERWTDRQAEVDAAVVARLREQKASGRMRTDIPADVLRVYLDIVLDGLITHLATGRGTEHVSEMLDLVEASLRVAQG